Proteins from one Leptospira wolffii serovar Khorat str. Khorat-H2 genomic window:
- a CDS encoding DUF4384 domain-containing protein has translation MDKFNIALIFSGQNSSELEDELKTALLKSERVNLIDRQKTADALNELSLNQTGITDPKNAPKLGKILSAQKLVYLKSSTPDRWSLELADVETSKLEFVRNIKKGNSERTFQELAGFLTQNLLVRNLSILKPKNPNIKVSLNSTKNVYKENESVGFTVSASEDCYIYLILLQSDGETILLFPNTFTPENFVRGNNPIQIPDGKSGYILAAGEPFGTDTLKVIASKSQLDLFRTKPYGDSPFGRILEPVESVNRGIKIIQTSVSEGDWNVAEMNITTKEN, from the coding sequence TTGGACAAGTTCAATATTGCTCTGATTTTCTCAGGCCAGAATTCTTCCGAATTGGAAGACGAACTGAAAACCGCTCTCCTAAAATCCGAAAGAGTCAACCTAATAGACAGACAAAAAACCGCGGACGCCTTAAACGAACTTTCCTTAAACCAAACCGGAATTACCGACCCTAAAAACGCGCCTAAATTGGGTAAAATCCTCTCGGCCCAGAAGCTCGTATACTTGAAGTCCTCGACTCCGGATCGCTGGAGTCTGGAACTCGCCGATGTGGAAACGTCCAAATTGGAATTCGTGCGTAATATCAAAAAAGGGAATTCCGAACGGACTTTTCAGGAATTGGCCGGATTTCTCACACAAAATCTCCTGGTAAGGAATCTGAGCATACTCAAACCCAAAAATCCGAATATTAAAGTTTCATTAAATTCTACAAAGAACGTATATAAGGAGAATGAATCGGTGGGTTTCACCGTTAGCGCTTCGGAGGATTGTTATATCTATCTTATTCTTCTCCAAAGCGACGGGGAAACTATTTTGCTTTTCCCGAATACGTTTACTCCGGAGAATTTCGTGCGCGGAAATAATCCGATCCAGATTCCGGATGGAAAATCCGGTTATATTCTCGCCGCGGGAGAGCCGTTCGGAACGGATACTTTGAAAGTGATCGCTTCCAAATCCCAGCTGGATCTGTTCCGCACGAAACCGTACGGAGATTCTCCTTTCGGAAGAATTCTTGAACCCGTGGAATCGGTAAACAGAGGAATTAAGATCATTCAGACGAGCGTCTCCGAAGGAGACTGGAACGTGGCGGAGATGAATATCACCACCAAAGAAAATTGA